One part of the Sulfolobus tengchongensis genome encodes these proteins:
- a CDS encoding VirB4 family type IV secretion system protein yields MSIFNSILKKQTSQQQQPRKMKYYKLYGTPYLLLDINERDNKLRELASILSQAERGYIYSRKFRSVYEFLGEHFDIVQSEYVLATEKDMNLEPTSEPQRPKLIREYDKYIETEQGFARVLVGYSFSTKIREAALSFYPEKITPKMFEVFLQFNKVPTSSIRNYLTSLEVKKARMSRYASASTSIEEMLTRSERLKKDIDELASDTFKFRVLIVVHTDTKQELDTATKEVVQKAQENGILLDIPCCAQGDLYYLRSNISYRYSSGISTAKLYPLAGTSLVEGDKSVFLGVDDKGNPIAIDYFASVNGRQNPHWCIIGTTGAGKTTSASALIYRSLKVYEDIYIFIIDPMANFNRFFEDLADLNIVFSDDRDLGLDPIRLVAENVVSSGNIADFITEQYGIPHELRGLLVSLIEQSKTLKELLENVEDFANKKSATEYRKLYNYLLNMVTGADKKIYLGEPIDLKGKKFVILGLKTEDARKKRIASALLMLYAYSMINRLPRDVKKVLLIDEAHFLFESEPISEIIALIYRTARALRTSMITMTQLIQHYKLNKYSDEAFKLANNKLLLKQERESAEDLKALAKASDEEIDLILKASRGKGILLSGNIRAPIQILLTEEEKMKWRTE; encoded by the coding sequence ATGAGCATCTTTAATTCAATTCTAAAAAAGCAAACATCACAACAGCAACAACCACGAAAAATGAAGTACTATAAGTTGTATGGTACGCCATATTTGCTCTTAGATATCAATGAACGTGATAACAAACTCAGAGAGTTAGCAAGTATTTTATCGCAAGCAGAGAGGGGATATATTTACTCGAGGAAGTTTCGTTCAGTATATGAATTCCTTGGAGAGCACTTTGATATTGTACAATCAGAGTACGTACTCGCTACTGAAAAAGACATGAACTTGGAGCCCACTAGTGAACCACAGAGACCCAAGTTAATCAGAGAATATGACAAGTATATAGAGACTGAGCAAGGGTTTGCAAGAGTCCTTGTGGGATATTCCTTTTCTACAAAAATACGTGAAGCAGCATTGTCATTTTACCCTGAAAAAATCACACCTAAGATGTTTGAAGTCTTCTTACAGTTTAACAAAGTCCCTACATCGTCGATTCGAAACTATCTTACATCTTTAGAGGTCAAGAAGGCCAGAATGAGTAGATATGCAAGTGCTAGCACGTCTATCGAAGAGATGTTGACTAGATCAGAAAGACTGAAAAAGGATATTGATGAACTGGCTTCTGATACTTTCAAGTTCAGAGTTTTGATAGTTGTACATACTGACACTAAACAAGAACTAGACACAGCGACAAAGGAAGTCGTGCAAAAAGCTCAAGAAAACGGCATATTGCTCGATATCCCTTGTTGTGCTCAAGGTGATTTATATTACTTGAGGTCAAATATTTCGTATCGTTACTCATCTGGTATCAGCACAGCGAAGTTATACCCACTTGCTGGTACTAGTCTCGTTGAAGGTGATAAGTCTGTCTTCCTTGGTGTTGACGATAAGGGTAATCCAATTGCAATAGATTATTTTGCGTCTGTAAATGGAAGACAAAACCCGCATTGGTGCATCATAGGGACTACTGGCGCTGGGAAAACCACATCAGCATCAGCATTGATATATAGGTCATTGAAGGTCTACGAAGATATCTATATCTTTATCATAGATCCTATGGCTAATTTCAATAGGTTCTTTGAAGATTTGGCTGACTTAAACATTGTATTTAGTGACGATAGAGACCTAGGCTTAGATCCAATACGTCTCGTTGCCGAGAATGTTGTCAGTTCTGGTAATATCGCTGATTTCATAACAGAACAGTACGGGATCCCACACGAGCTTCGCGGTCTACTTGTATCTCTTATTGAACAAAGTAAGACATTAAAAGAGCTGTTGGAGAACGTTGAAGACTTTGCAAATAAAAAATCTGCTACGGAGTATAGGAAGCTGTATAACTATTTGCTCAATATGGTAACGGGGGCAGATAAGAAGATTTACCTAGGTGAGCCGATCGATTTGAAAGGTAAGAAGTTTGTGATCTTAGGTCTAAAAACAGAGGACGCGAGAAAGAAAAGAATAGCCTCAGCCTTACTCATGCTATATGCATATAGTATGATAAACAGGTTACCGAGGGATGTAAAGAAAGTCTTGTTGATAGACGAAGCTCACTTCTTGTTTGAAAGCGAGCCAATATCAGAAATAATTGCGCTCATCTATAGGACAGCCAGGGCTTTAAGGACGTCAATGATTACAATGACTCAGCTGATACAACATTATAAGCTAAACAAGTATAGTGACGAAGCGTTCAAGCTTGCGAACAATAAATTATTATTAAAACAGGAAAGGGAATCAGCGGAGGACTTGAAAGCGTTAGCTAAAGCAAGTGATGAGGAAATAGACTTGATCTTGAAGGCTAGTAGAGGTAAGGGGATTTTGCTTTCGGGCAACATAAGGGCACCCATACAAATTCTCTTGACTGAAGAGGAGAAAATGAAATGGAGGACTGAGTAA